The Pyrodictium delaneyi genome contains a region encoding:
- the ppcA gene encoding phosphoenolpyruvate carboxylase, whose protein sequence is MLGYPVPLAMATQHPDSASRGFSVEEEVEEALRDLLPRSRGGLGLDEKMIDYEGKLTPYHQVAWVVEETLRHGLQPGEDFLLTPRIPSERLEEPERQIMVLWGVLVANKKSIVKAGSPAVRYIITPMCSSGYEVYVLQRRILKMQRLAEEELGVKTGYIEVIPLVEDMESLLHVDKILEGMKNALLTHLGLHYSHYRVLLGKSDTALAYGHPASSIALVYALSRLYKWAEDENTRVHPIMGVGALPFRGHLSPWSVDIFVKQYRGYSTATIQSGIRYDQGPRAVEKVVNVLLDNLHERPRILSADEEKLLINIAKLFTAEYLRFVLRIIELIPHVASFVPRRRARLSHGEYPRSIDKSLAFAAEKELLSMKPPRDLKLPRAISYAASLYTMGIPPSLIGLGRGLKRIEKELGSEAVEYLLKVLPLLRRDAEYDIRFYVPEVVMSYIKDEKALQLLKEDIAITRDFIGGNAPEPQEEYIETLRSAERAIKLGIKEAAEQAIARAGVIRGSLG, encoded by the coding sequence GTGCTAGGGTATCCAGTACCTCTGGCGATGGCTACTCAGCATCCGGATTCGGCTAGTCGGGGGTTCAGTGTAGAGGAGGAGGTAGAGGAAGCTCTACGCGATCTACTCCCCCGCAGTCGTGGTGGCTTGGGCCTTGACGAAAAAATGATAGATTATGAGGGTAAGCTCACACCGTACCATCAGGTAGCCTGGGTTGTAGAGGAGACCCTGCGGCATGGTCTACAGCCTGGTGAGGACTTCCTACTGACACCACGCATACCTTCGGAGAGGCTAGAGGAGCCGGAACGCCAGATTATGGTGCTTTGGGGCGTGTTAGTAGCTAATAAGAAGTCTATCGTCAAAGCCGGCTCGCCAGCAGTAAGATACATTATAACTCCAATGTGTTCTAGCGGGTATGAGGTCTATGTGTTGCAGAGGAGAATCCTTAAGATGCAACGTCTTGCGGAGGAAGAGCTAGGTGTAAAGACAGGCTATATAGAGGTTATACCCCTCGTCGAAGATATGGAGTCGCTACTCCATGTAGATAAGATCCTTGAAGGTATGAAGAATGCGCTCCTTACGCACCTAGGGCTACACTATAGCCACTATAGGGTTCTCCTAGGCAAGTCAGATACGGCCTTAGCCTATGGGCATCCTGCTTCGAGTATAGCGCTGGTCTATGCTCTCTCGCGGCTCTACAAGTGGGCCGAGGACGAGAACACTAGAGTTCACCCGATAATGGGTGTAGGCGCGCTGCCATTCCGTGGTCATTTGTCCCCATGGAGCGTTGACATATTCGTGAAGCAATATAGAGGATACTCTACTGCGACAATACAGTCTGGCATAAGGTATGACCAAGGTCCTCGTGCAGTCGAGAAGGTTGTGAATGTACTTCTAGACAATCTACATGAGAGACCGCGTATACTGAGCGCGGATGAGGAAAAGCTGCTGATAAACATAGCTAAGCTATTCACGGCAGAATACCTTAGGTTCGTGTTGCGTATAATCGAGTTAATACCTCATGTGGCGTCCTTTGTACCTCGAAGAAGAGCGAGACTCTCGCATGGAGAATACCCTCGCAGCATTGACAAGAGCCTGGCGTTCGCAGCGGAGAAGGAACTCCTATCCATGAAGCCGCCTAGAGACCTTAAACTCCCTCGGGCAATATCCTATGCGGCCAGTCTCTACACGATGGGTATACCACCATCGCTAATCGGGCTAGGCAGAGGCCTCAAGAGAATAGAGAAAGAGCTAGGCAGCGAGGCTGTAGAGTATCTGCTAAAAGTACTACCGCTCCTGAGGCGCGACGCGGAATACGACATAAGGTTCTATGTCCCAGAAGTAGTAATGAGCTACATTAAGGACGAGAAGGCTCTACAACTACTAAAGGAGGACATAGCGATAACTAGGGACTTCATTGGTGGTAACGCGCCAGAGCCCCAGGAGGAGTACATAGAGACGCTCCGAAGCGCCGAGCGCGCAATAAAGCTCGGCATAAAGGAGGCAGCCGAGCAAGCTATAGCGCGTGCCGGAGTAATAAGAGGAAGCCTAGGCTAG
- the speE gene encoding polyamine aminopropyltransferase, producing the protein MGQKLPWRIVAEWITEGEACIRSVEKVYAAGATKFQEYLIGELAGIGKSLVLDGKVQSSLFDEHWYHEALVHPIMIAHECPKDVLIIGGGEGATAREVLKHKCVEQVVMVDIDAELIELAKKYLPEWHQGAFDNEKLKLVLDDGRKFLSTTDMEFDIVILDLVDPMEGGPAALLYTLEFYRLVSRVLKPGGAMVTQASSPILTPRVYATIRNTIASVFNITRPYITYVRSYNGVWGFVAASNSIDPSNLSPDAVDKLIKERIRGELRFYDGVTHQWMFTLPKPIRSILDSYNDVATDSNPIYVPV; encoded by the coding sequence TTGGGGCAAAAACTCCCATGGAGAATAGTTGCTGAGTGGATTACCGAGGGCGAAGCGTGCATTAGGAGTGTCGAGAAAGTATATGCTGCTGGTGCGACTAAGTTCCAGGAGTACCTTATCGGCGAGCTAGCTGGAATAGGTAAGTCTCTGGTGCTAGATGGGAAGGTTCAGAGCAGTTTGTTTGATGAGCATTGGTATCATGAAGCGCTTGTACACCCAATAATGATTGCGCATGAATGCCCGAAGGATGTTCTGATAATTGGTGGTGGTGAAGGTGCTACAGCGCGTGAGGTGCTTAAACACAAGTGTGTCGAGCAAGTGGTAATGGTAGACATAGATGCCGAGCTAATAGAGCTGGCAAAGAAGTACCTACCTGAATGGCACCAGGGAGCTTTTGATAATGAAAAGCTAAAGCTAGTTCTAGATGATGGAAGGAAATTCCTTAGCACAACCGATATGGAGTTTGATATTGTGATTCTAGACCTTGTCGACCCCATGGAGGGTGGGCCAGCAGCACTGCTATATACACTAGAATTCTATAGGCTCGTATCTAGGGTACTCAAGCCGGGAGGCGCTATGGTGACACAAGCTTCGTCTCCTATATTAACGCCACGGGTCTACGCCACCATCAGAAACACCATAGCCTCTGTGTTCAATATAACAAGGCCATACATAACGTATGTCAGAAGCTATAACGGTGTATGGGGGTTCGTTGCGGCGTCGAATAGCATAGACCCGTCTAATCTCAGCCCTGACGCAGTGGACAAACTGATAAAGGAGCGCATCAGGGGAGAACTCCGCTTCTATGACGGTGTAACACATCAATGGATGTTCACGCTGCCAAAGCCAATACGCAGTATACTAGACAGCTATAATGACGTAGCAACAGACAGTAACCCAATCTATGTGCCGGTATAG